In Hyphomicrobiales bacterium, the following are encoded in one genomic region:
- a CDS encoding flagellar motor switch protein FliG, with the protein MDTGVARAPQLTISADEQERDLVGVERAAVLLLALGHEHGAGIWEQLDEIEIKQISLAMAKLGPVTPDMLNNLFKDFVKKLSAKGALLGNYDSTERVLAAVLPAEKVASIMEEIRGPAGRNMWEKLSNVQENVLANYLKNEYPQTVAVVLSKIRSDHASRVLTILPEEFAMEVVHRMLRIESVQKEILDKVEQTLRVEFMSNLTSTQRRDSHELMADIFNSFDRQTEARFMTALEEDSRESAERIKNLMFTFDDLAKLDAGSIQTLLRYVEKDRLATALKGANETMRDFFFANMSQRAAKMMRDDMEAMGPVRLRDVDEAQAGMVATAKDLAAKGEMMISKNKGEDELVY; encoded by the coding sequence ATGGATACCGGAGTCGCCAGAGCACCTCAGCTAACAATCAGCGCCGATGAGCAGGAACGCGACCTCGTCGGTGTCGAGCGCGCGGCCGTGCTGCTGCTCGCGCTCGGCCACGAGCATGGCGCCGGCATCTGGGAGCAACTCGACGAAATCGAGATCAAGCAGATCTCGCTGGCGATGGCCAAGCTCGGCCCGGTGACGCCGGACATGCTCAACAACCTGTTCAAGGATTTCGTCAAGAAGCTGTCGGCAAAGGGCGCGCTGCTCGGCAACTACGATTCGACCGAACGGGTTCTGGCCGCTGTTCTGCCGGCCGAAAAGGTCGCCTCCATCATGGAGGAAATCCGCGGTCCGGCCGGTCGCAACATGTGGGAGAAGCTCTCCAACGTGCAGGAGAACGTTCTCGCCAACTACCTCAAGAACGAATATCCGCAGACCGTCGCCGTGGTGTTGTCGAAGATCCGCTCCGACCACGCCTCGCGGGTGCTGACCATCCTGCCGGAAGAGTTCGCGATGGAAGTGGTGCACCGGATGCTGCGCATCGAATCGGTGCAGAAGGAAATCCTCGACAAGGTCGAGCAGACGCTGCGCGTCGAGTTCATGTCGAACCTGACGTCGACGCAGCGTCGCGACTCGCACGAGCTGATGGCCGATATCTTCAACAGCTTCGACCGCCAGACCGAGGCGCGCTTCATGACGGCACTGGAAGAAGACAGCCGCGAGTCGGCGGAGCGCATCAAGAACCTGATGTTCACCTTCGACGATCTCGCCAAGCTCGACGCCGGCAGCATCCAGACGCTCCTGCGCTACGTCGAAAAGGATCGCCTGGCGACGGCTCTGAAGGGTGCCAACGAAACGATGCGGGACTTCTTCTTCGCCAACATGTCGCAGCGCGCGGCCAAGATGATGCGCGACGACATGGAGGCGATGGGCCCGGTGCGGCTGCGCGATGTCGACGAGGCGCAGGCCGGCATGGTGGCGACCGCCAAGGACCTCGCCGCCAAGGGCGAGATGATGATTTCGAAGAACAAGGGAGAGGACGAGCTGGTCTACTAG